From a region of the Mycobacterium sp. SMC-8 genome:
- a CDS encoding LacI family DNA-binding transcriptional regulator codes for MQRRPTLADVAERAGVSRALVSIVMRDAAGASELTRKRVKRAADEIGYRPDPQARRLRQHRTRLVGVSFSAHQEFHADLVDGVYVAAEALGYDVVLSAVTPHRDERRALRTLVDDRCEGLLLVGPQLPTRALDELAAQLPVVVMARRVRSVDAVRSDDVAGAEAGTAHLLGLGHRRILYLDGGTAPGAAERRRGYRRAARAAGVSELIATGGLTEQDGAAAAWAMLASGKLPEAVFAFNDRCAVGVMDVLIRSGVAVPQDIAILGFDDSPLARLAHIQLTTIRQDSGGLATAAMQRLVARLDGQVDDGAVADLVREPTLVVRASTAAPTS; via the coding sequence GCCAGCGAACTCACGCGCAAGCGGGTGAAGCGCGCGGCCGACGAGATCGGCTACCGCCCGGATCCGCAGGCCCGGCGTCTGCGTCAGCACCGGACCCGGCTTGTCGGCGTGAGCTTCTCGGCTCATCAGGAGTTCCATGCCGATCTCGTCGACGGCGTGTATGTCGCCGCCGAAGCCCTCGGCTACGACGTCGTGCTCAGTGCTGTGACGCCGCATCGCGACGAACGGCGAGCGCTGCGCACCCTTGTCGACGACCGTTGTGAGGGCCTGCTGCTCGTCGGGCCACAGTTGCCGACCCGCGCGCTCGATGAGTTGGCGGCGCAACTGCCGGTGGTGGTGATGGCGCGACGGGTGCGAAGCGTCGACGCGGTGCGCAGCGATGATGTGGCAGGTGCGGAGGCCGGGACGGCGCACCTGCTTGGGCTGGGACATCGCCGAATCCTCTATCTGGACGGCGGGACCGCGCCCGGCGCCGCCGAACGGCGGCGCGGCTACCGGCGCGCAGCCAGGGCTGCCGGAGTGTCCGAGCTCATCGCCACCGGCGGGCTCACCGAACAAGACGGCGCGGCTGCGGCGTGGGCGATGCTGGCGTCGGGAAAGCTGCCCGAGGCGGTCTTCGCGTTCAACGACCGGTGCGCAGTCGGTGTGATGGATGTGCTGATCCGATCGGGTGTCGCTGTGCCGCAGGACATTGCCATTCTCGGCTTCGACGACAGCCCCCTCGCCCGGCTGGCGCACATCCAGCTCACCACGATCCGCCAAGACAGCGGAGGTCTGGCGACGGCGGCGATGCAGCGCTTGGTGGCCCGGCTCGACGGTCAGGTCGATGACGGCGCGGTGGCCGACCTCGTGCGGGAGCCGACGCTGGTGGTGCGAGCATCGACCGCTGCGCCAACCTCCTGA
- a CDS encoding substrate-binding domain-containing protein has protein sequence MGARAKSNKPVTFKRLAALAGAGVLAFGIVSCSSTGGAPEGSGEGGGGGTVDTPRMTIAMITHEVPGDSFWDLVRKGAETAAKKDNIELRYSNDPEAPNQANLVQSAIDSNVDGIAVTLAKPDAMQAAVRAAEAKGIPVVAFNAGMDAWKGMGVKEYFGQDGRIAGQGVGDRLRSENATKAICVIQEQGHVDLEARCAGVKETFPATETLNVNGKDMPSVESTITAKLQQDPSIDYIVTLGAPFALTAVQSAQNAGSTAKIGTFDTNAALVEAIQAGDVQWAVDQQPYLQGYLAVDSLWLYLTNGNVIGGGQPTLTGPAFIDKSNIDAVAEYAKGGTR, from the coding sequence ATGGGCGCTCGCGCGAAGAGCAACAAACCTGTGACGTTCAAGCGGCTCGCGGCGCTGGCGGGCGCGGGGGTCCTGGCATTCGGAATCGTGTCGTGTTCCTCCACCGGCGGAGCGCCCGAGGGGTCCGGCGAGGGTGGCGGCGGCGGCACGGTCGACACGCCGCGCATGACCATCGCAATGATCACCCATGAGGTGCCGGGTGACTCTTTCTGGGATCTGGTGCGCAAGGGCGCTGAGACGGCGGCGAAGAAAGACAACATCGAGCTGCGCTACTCCAACGATCCCGAGGCGCCCAATCAGGCCAACCTCGTGCAGTCGGCGATCGACAGCAACGTCGACGGCATCGCGGTCACGCTGGCCAAGCCGGACGCCATGCAGGCGGCAGTCAGAGCCGCTGAGGCGAAAGGGATTCCGGTCGTGGCGTTCAACGCGGGGATGGACGCCTGGAAGGGCATGGGCGTCAAGGAGTACTTCGGCCAGGACGGCCGCATCGCCGGTCAGGGAGTCGGTGACCGGCTCCGCAGCGAGAACGCCACCAAGGCCATTTGCGTGATCCAGGAGCAGGGACACGTCGACCTCGAGGCGCGCTGCGCCGGTGTCAAGGAGACGTTCCCGGCCACCGAGACCCTCAACGTCAACGGCAAGGACATGCCGTCGGTGGAGTCGACCATCACCGCCAAGTTGCAGCAGGATCCGAGCATCGACTACATCGTCACCCTCGGCGCTCCGTTCGCCCTGACCGCGGTGCAGTCGGCCCAGAACGCGGGCAGCACCGCCAAGATCGGCACCTTCGACACGAACGCCGCCCTGGTCGAGGCGATCCAGGCCGGTGACGTGCAGTGGGCCGTCGACCAGCAGCCCTACCTGCAGGGCTACCTCGCCGTCGACTCGCTGTGGCTGTACCTGACCAACGGCAATGTCATCGGCGGCGGCCAGCCGACCCTGACCGGGCCCGCCTTCATCGACAAGTCGAACATCGATGCGGTGGCTGAGTATGCGAAGGGCGGCACCCGATAA